From a single Labrus bergylta chromosome 14, fLabBer1.1, whole genome shotgun sequence genomic region:
- the ovca2 gene encoding esterase OVCA2, with product MAPVRVLCIHGYRQNSGSFREKTGSLRKLLKKQVELVYLSAPHSVQQATSEDAPEKETNSGRGPGGDEDPKGWWFSDIQARSFSAQQECEESLGLEESVSVVREAVKVMGPFDGILGFSQGAAFVAMLCSLQERKLEPDFSFRFAILFAGFRSACNEHQQFYNAPLQIPSLHVFGLEDRVISDKLSRELVPSFQDPEVMTHPGGHFVPAASAHRQTYQDFLKRFQ from the exons ATGGCTCCTGTCCGGGTCTTGTGTATCCATGGTTACCGTCAGAACAGCGGCTCGTTCCGTGAAAAGACGGGATCTCTGCGGAAGCTCTTGAAGAAACAAGTGGAGCTTGTTTATCTGAGTGCACCGCACAGTGTGCAACAAGCTACCAGTGAAG atgCTCCAGAAAAGGAGACTAATTCAGGACGTGGACCGGGAGGTGATGAGGACCCAAAGGGATGGTGGTTTTCTGACATCCAGGCCAGAAGTTTCAGTGCTCAGCAGGAGTGTGAGGAGAGCCTGGGCCTTGAGGAGAGTGTGTCCGTTGTTAGAGAAGCCGTGAAGGTCATGGGCCCGTTTGACGGCATCCTGGGCTTCAGTCAGGGAGCAGCATTTGTGGCCATGCTGTGCTCTCTTCAGGAGCGAAAACTAGAGCCGGATTTCAGCTTCCGCTTTGCCATCCTATTCGCTGGTTTCCGCAGTGCCTGCAATGAACACCAACAATTCTACAACGCCCCCCTCCAGATCCCCTCCTTGCATGTATTTGGACTTGAAGATCGAGTCATCTCGGACAAGCTGAGCAGGGAGCTCGTCCCGAGCTTCCAAGACCCTGAGGTCATGACACATCCTGGTGGCCATTTTGTTCCTGCAGCATCTGCTCATAGGCAAACCTACCAGGACTTTCTCAAGAGGTTTCAgtga
- the smg6 gene encoding telomerase-binding protein EST1A isoform X2, whose amino-acid sequence MANELDRVRISAAELRGDASNSLNVTDCQTGEHSVNKQHKRHEGKRPDLKRYQSVPGPGQRHCESEEGEAGQSEPLTADLDGSDPPSQCDKKSVSRSVIERHGCTYDGMDTDYMEKDRMRGDGSGTQNCRKAGISQAKTDANLRKDFVENDSEQLEPVGAAKPMRKARKPDRAFYQPGSRRSIQGKDCGVGSEQDKPPSNKHEHKTEQESQSITGNREGNKKTSILKQEQKDQEVKGTHDNARQFKSSEINRKQESRDLNKPPLPSDSSVEKMSRQIEKLSVKEKGKVGGEGDDTPVSRDGKTTDKKARSQGVGTIEEEQKVEKKRERGNRRRRGGEKEKETNQDASRDDNEVGGGGKRDGRKAEKERNRRAPEAEKDNKPGKPGETHPSKGRENRRENRRGDNNNNPNRDTEKDARVQKNKDRVVERGERNKPTANIATPTSKRYSKSDIRRSRNRTYSSSSASSVTSLDGPGRGMDRDSTKWPCLEPKFTNKEGMAYSGEGRRRHLQSWTANGESSTESQEGSEMSDIAEDRRRKRRGGQEEQSAGRQREDRNGSKGSKGGCRGILRVSLETQMGTSPRGGAAKHCSPGSVPRGRGGGILVLPTRTDVSNPPEVRQRLLFGGIRGGAASRSRGGRGGGLRRLWDPNNPDQKPALTGTQSSQHLSLQQPVYLQTGTAYGQLHFLDTDDEVAGSPPVPQGENFRSKQAAMAYYKFQNSDNPYFYPMSNSNTHSPGNTTSHQYSYPYHMGPYQMDPTNGMYPGPGVGQFCGSYKTAGYSQTAAGAGLTPEEAEQQARGELGRMLRAADAQELQLSNLLSRERVSADGLDRMAQLRADLLGLYEQVILTDIEFSDSQNLDQALWKNVFYQVIEHFRQLLKDPTCDNTPHIRNMLLTLLDEGALFFDALLQKLQTVYQFKLEDYMDGMAIRARPLRKTVKYALISAQRCMICQGDIARYREQASDSANYGKARSWYLKAQQIAPKNGRPYNQLALLAVYTKRKLDAVYYYMRSLAASNPILTAKESLMSLFEEAKRKTEQLERRRRQEHEGGSRGPAVKGRGRGEDGARVEIWIRPSGQASTPSSQRGGSESSRDSEQDGELGNLSPSDLNKRFILSFLHAHGKLFTKVGMESFPDVASRVLQEFRTLLQHGPALLGSTHLLQIITINMFTIHNANSRGEDGEVRHVLQEQSTALGLGMFALLVQRCTELLRDTPADPVVMADGEEEVKGEDSEGMVRVSAFPVDLRELLPSMKVWSDWMLGHPDLWNPPPSSTDNPDVWQCLADLCNMLACVDHGEVPLFKADTDESEGDEELTVLQLKEDRLLAGFVPLLAAPQEPCYTDRHTEMAIAADCKRVTVLKYFLEALCGQEEPLLAFKGGKYISVSSSPSPNSSQDTRSMQDSMTEKEADDVIVEAESSLSASEGDEDAEEAGDSENDIRQLKARRHVLANKLAQQQKRRDKIQAVLQTSGQLELEVRPLFLVPDTNGFIDHLGGLKKLLQCGTYIIVVPLIVITELDGLAKGQDNYGGGVGSGGRSTGSRSNYNVSASHVQAVQEKARSAVAFLEKGFEAREPYLRAMTSRGNQLESIAFRSEDTTGQQGTNDDVILSCCLHYCKDKAKDFMPHQRNGTVKLHREVVLLTDDRNLRVKALTRNVPVRDIPAFMSWAKVG is encoded by the exons ATGGCGAACGAACTAGACCGAGTGCGAATCTCAGCTGCGGAACTTCGAGGCGACGCGTCGAATTCACTCAATGTAACTGACTGTCAAACAG GGGAGCATTCTGTAAACAAGCAGCACAAGAGGCATGAAGGAAAGCGTCCAGATCTGAAGCGCTATCAGTCAGTACCTGGACCTGGACAGCGTCACTGTGAAAGTGAGGAGGGAGAAGCTGGTCAAAGTGAGCCTCTGACTGCTGATTTAGATGGGAGTGATCCGCCGTCACAGTGTGACAAAAAGAGCGTTTCTCGAAGCGTTATAGAGAGGCATGGGTGCACATATGATGGGATGGATACCGACTATATGGAAAAAGACAGGATGAGAGGTGATGGTAGTGGAACTCAGAACTGTAGAAAAGCGGGCATATCACAGGCTAAAACTGATGCAAATCTAAGAAAAGACtttgttgaaaatgacagtGAACAACTGGAGCCTGTAGGAGCTGCTAAACCCATGAGGAAAGCTCGCAAACCAGATCGAGCATTTTATCAACCTGGGAGCAGGAGGAGTATTCAGGGAAAGGACTGTGGAGTTGGAAGTGAGCAGGATAAGCCGCCATCTAACAAGCATGAGCACAAAACTGAGCAAGAATCCCAATCGATTACAGGGAATAGGGAAGGGAACAAAAAAACGTCTATACTGAAGCAGGAACAGAAGGACCAAGAAGTAAAAGGCACACATGATAATGCCAGACAGTTTAAATCAAGTGAGATTAACAGAAAGCAGGAAAGCCGAGATTTAAACAAACCTCCATTACCTTCTGATTCTTCAGTAGAGAAAATGTCTCGCCAAATAGAAAAGCTCAGCGTAAAAGAAAAGGGTAAAGTTGGAGGTGAAGGGGATGACACCCCAGTTTCAAGAGATGGGAAAACAACTGATAAAAAAGCAAGAAGCCAAGGAGTAGGAACCATAGAGGAAGAACAGAAGgtagagaagaagagggaacGGGGAAACcgcagaagaagaggaggagagaaggaaaaagagacaaatcagGATGCCAGTAGAGATGATAATGAAGTGGGTGGTGGAGGAAAGAGGGACGGGAGGAAagctgagaaagaaagaaacagaagagcACCTGAAGCAGAAAAGGATAATAAACCAGGTAAACCAGGAGAGACACACCCAAGCAAAGGAAGAGAGAACcgcagagaaaacagaagaggagatAATAATAACAACCCGAACAGAGATACCGAGAAAGATGCAAGggtgcaaaaaaataaagacagggTTGTTgaaagaggggagagaaacAAGCCAACTGCAAATATCGCAACACCAACTTCAAAACGCTATTCCAAATCAGATATTCGGCGCTCACGAAATCGAACTTACAGCAGTAGCTCAGCCAGCAGTGTGACCAGTCTTGATGGTCCAGGAAGAGGAATGGATAGGGATAGTACCAAGTGGCCATGCTTGGAACCAAAGTTCACTAACAAAGAGGGTATGGCTTATAGTGGAGAAGGGCGGAGGAGACATCTGCAAAGCTGGACAGCCAATGGGGAGTCTTCTACAGAATCGCAAGAAGGGAGTGAGATGAGTGACATAGCAGAAGAtagaaggaggaaaagaagaggtggaCAGGAAGAGCAAAGTGCAGGGAGGCAAAGAGAAGACAGGAATGGATCAAAGGGAAGCAAAGGTGGATGTCGGGGAATCCTAAGGGTGTCTCTAGAAACCCAGATGGGTACCTCGCCACGTGGTGGGGCTGCCAAACATTGCTCACCAGGCTCGGTTCCACGTGGCAGAGGTGGGGGTATACTGGTGCTCCCAACCCGGACGGATGTCTCTAATCCACCTGAGGTCAGGCAGAGGCTTCTTTTTGGTGGAATAAGAGGAGGAGCTGCTAGCAGGAgtagaggaggcagaggaggtggATTGAGACGACTCTGGGATCCAAATAACCCTGACCAGAAACCGGCTCTTACCGGAACCCAGTCCTCACAGCACTTATCTCTCCAACAGCCGGTTTATCTCCAAACAGGGACTGCATATGGACAGCTTCACTTTTTGGACACAGACGATGAGGTTGCAGGAAGTCCTCCAGTTCCACAGGGTGAGAATTTTCGATCAAAGCAAGCTGCCATGGCCTACTACAAATTCCAAAATTCCGACAACCCCTACTTCTACCCCATGTCCAACAGCAACACACATAGCCCTGGTAACACTACCAGCCATCAGTATTCATATCCTTACCATATGGGGCCCTATCAAATGGATCCCACCAACGGTATGTACCCAGGCCCTGGTGTGGGTCAGTTCTGTGGTAGCTATAAGACAGCAGGTTACTCCCAgacagctgcaggagctggtttGACTCCAGAAGAGGCAGAGCAACAAGCCAGAGGGGAGCTAGGGAGAATGCTGAGGGCTGCAGATGCACAGGAGCTCCAGCTCAGCAACCTGCTTTCCAGGGAGAGAGTGAGCGCTGACGGGCTGGATCGGATGGCCCAGCTCAG AGCTGACCTTTTGGGGCTCTATGAGCAAGTCATCCTGACAGACATTGAGTTCTCAGACTCTCAGAACTTGGATCAGGCTTTGTGGAAGAATGTCTTTTACCAGGTTATAGAGCACTTCAGACAGTTACTCAAAGACCCCACTTGTGACAACACTCCTCATATCAGGAAtatgctgctcacactgctcgATGAG GGAGCACTATTCTTCGATGCACTGCTTCAGAAGCTGCAGACAGTGTACCAGTTTAAGTTGGAGGATTATATGGATGGCATGGCTATAAGGGCTCGACCATTACGCAAAACG GTTAAGTATGCACTTATCAGTGCACAACGCTGCATGATATGTCAGGGAGACATAGCACGTTACCGGGAACAAGCCAGTGACTCGGCCAACTATGGAAAGGCTCGCAG TTGGTACCTGAAAGCCCAGCAGATTGCCCCCAAAAATGGACGACCATATAACCAGCTGGCCCTGCTGGCAGTCTATACA AAGAGGAAGTTGGATGCTGTGTATTATTACATGCGCAGCTTGGCAGCTTCCAACCCCATCCTGACAGCAAAAGAAAGCTTGATGAGTCTGTTTGAGGAAGCTAAGCGGAAG ACAGAGCAGCTGGAGCGAAGGAGGAGGCAGGAGCATGAAGGAGGCTCCAGGGGTCCCGCAgtaaaaggaagaggaagaggggaagaCGGAGCACGTGTAGAGATTTGGATTCGCCCCAGTGGGCAAGCTTCAACGCCTTCCTCACAGAGGGGAGGTAGTGAATCCAGCAGAGACTCTGAACAGGATGGAGAACTTGGCAATCTGAGCCCTAGTGAT ctaAATAAAAGGTTTATACTGAGTTTCCTGCATGCACATGGAAAGCTCTTCACTAAAGTTGG CATGGAGTCCTTCCCCGACGTGGCGAGCCGTGTTCTGCAGGAGTTTAGGACACTGCTTCAGCATGGCCCTGCTTTACTCGGCAGCACTCACTTGCTGCAGATCATTACCATCAACATGTTTACCATACACAATGCTAACAGCAGAg GTGAAGACGGAGAAGTGCGGCACGTTTTGCAAGAGCAAAGCACTGCCCTGGGTCTGGGCATGTTTGCACTGCTGGTGCAGCGTTGTACAGAGCTGCTCAGAGACACTCCTGCAG ATCCAGTTGTGATGgcagatggagaggaggaggttaaAGGGGAGGACTCGGAGGGTATGGTGCGGGTCTCAGCTTTTCCAGTGGACCTTAGGGAACTACTGCCCAGCATGAAAGTCTGGTCCGACTGGATGCTGGGACACCCAGACCTTTGGAACCCTCCACCATCTAGCACTGA CAACCCTGATGTTTGGCAGTGCCTGGCTGACCTGTGTAACATGCTGGCATGTGTGGACCACGGGGAGGTGCCGCTGTTCAAAGCCGACACTGATGAGAGTGAGGGAGATGAGGAGTTGACAGTGCTGCAACTGAAAGAGGACAGACTACTTGCTGGCTTTGTACCACTGCTGGCTGCACCACAGGAGCCCTGTTACACCGACAGACACACTGAAATG GCAATTGCAGCAGATTGTAAGAGGGTCACCGTGCTTAAGTACTTTCTGGAGGCTTTGTGTGGACAGGAGGAGCCTTTGTTGGCCTTCAAGGGGGGCAAATACATATCTGTGTCTTCTTCTCCATCGCCAAACAGCTCACAGGATACACGGAGCATGCAGGATTCTATGACAGAGAAAGAG gctgatgatgtcatagtgGAGGCCGAGTCCTCTCTCTCCGCATCAGAAGGAGACGAGGATGCTGAGGAGGCAGGAGACAGTGAGAATGACATCAGACAGCTAAAAGCTCGACGTCACGTCCTTGCCAACAAGCTGGCACAGCAACAGAAGCGCAGAGATAAAATACAG GCAGTGCTGCAGACCAGTGGGCAGCTGGAGCTGGAAGTGAGGCCACTCTTTTTGGTTCCAGATACGAACGGATTCATTGATCACCTGGGAGGGCTGAAGAAACTCCTCCAGTGTGGAACATACATAATAGTTGTCCCACTTATTG TGATTACAGAGTTGGATGGCTTGGCTAAAGGCCAGGACAACTATGGTGGAGGGGTGGGGTCAGGAGGCCGCAGCACTGGCAGCCGCAGTAACTACAATGTTAGTGCGAGCCATGTGCAGGCGGTGCAGGAGAAGGCCCGGTCAGCAGTGGCTTTCTTGGAGAAAGGATTTGAAGCCAGGGAACCTTACCTAAGAGCCATGACAAGCCGAGGAAATCAGCTCGAGTCTATCGCCTTCCGCAGTGAAGACACCACTGGACAGCAG GGTACCAATGATGATGTGATTCTGTCCTGCTGTCTCCACTACTGCAAGGACAAGGCCAAAGATTTCATGCCTCATCAGAGAA aTGGAACAGTGAAACTCCACAGAGAGGTGGTGCTACTCACAGATGACCGTAACCTGCGCGTCAAAGCGTTGACCCGCAACGTCCCGGTCCGGGACATCCCTGCTTTCATGAGCTGGGCCAAAGTAGGCTGA
- the smg6 gene encoding telomerase-binding protein EST1A isoform X1, which yields MANELDRVRISAAELRGDASNSLNVTDCQTGEHSVNKQHKRHEGKRPDLKRYQSVPGPGQRHCESEEGEAGQSEPLTADLDGSDPPSQCDKKSVSRSVIERHGCTYDGMDTDYMEKDRMRGDGSGTQNCRKAGISQAKTDANLRKDFVENDSEQLEPVGAAKPMRKARKPDRAFYQPGSRRSIQGKDCGVGSEQDKPPSNKHEHKTEQESQSITGNREGNKKTSILKQEQKDQEVKGTHDNARQFKSSEINRKQESRDLNKPPLPSDSSVEKMSRQIEKLSVKEKGKVGGEGDDTPVSRDGKTTDKKARSQGVGTIEEEQKVEKKRERGNRRRRGGEKEKETNQDASRDDNEVGGGGKRDGRKAEKERNRRAPEAEKDNKPGKPGETHPSKGRENRRENRRGDNNNNPNRDTEKDARVQKNKDRVVERGERNKPTANIATPTSKRYSKSDIRRSRNRTYSSSSASSVTSLDGPGRGMDRDSTKWPCLEPKFTNKEGMAYSGEGRRRHLQSWTANGESSTESQEGSEMSDIAEDRRRKRRGGQEEQSAGRQREDRNGSKGSKGGCRGILRVSLETQMGTSPRGGAAKHCSPGSVPRGRGGGILVLPTRTDVSNPPEVRQRLLFGGIRGGAASRSRGGRGGGLRRLWDPNNPDQKPALTGTQSSQHLSLQQPVYLQTGTAYGQLHFLDTDDEVAGSPPVPQGENFRSKQAAMAYYKFQNSDNPYFYPMSNSNTHSPGNTTSHQYSYPYHMGPYQMDPTNGMYPGPGVGQFCGSYKTAGYSQTAAGAGLTPEEAEQQARGELGRMLRAADAQELQLSNLLSRERVSADGLDRMAQLRADLLGLYEQVILTDIEFSDSQNLDQALWKNVFYQVIEHFRQLLKDPTCDNTPHIRNMLLTLLDEGALFFDALLQKLQTVYQFKLEDYMDGMAIRARPLRKTVKYALISAQRCMICQGDIARYREQASDSANYGKARSWYLKAQQIAPKNGRPYNQLALLAVYTKRKLDAVYYYMRSLAASNPILTAKESLMSLFEEAKRKTEQLERRRRQEHEGGSRGPAVKGRGRGEDGARVEIWIRPSGQASTPSSQRGGSESSRDSEQDGELGNLSPSDLNKRFILSFLHAHGKLFTKVGMESFPDVASRVLQEFRTLLQHGPALLGSTHLLQIITINMFTIHNANSRGEDGEVRHVLQEQSTALGLGMFALLVQRCTELLRDTPADPVVMADGEEEVKGEDSEGMVRVSAFPVDLRELLPSMKVWSDWMLGHPDLWNPPPSSTDSNPDVWQCLADLCNMLACVDHGEVPLFKADTDESEGDEELTVLQLKEDRLLAGFVPLLAAPQEPCYTDRHTEMAIAADCKRVTVLKYFLEALCGQEEPLLAFKGGKYISVSSSPSPNSSQDTRSMQDSMTEKEADDVIVEAESSLSASEGDEDAEEAGDSENDIRQLKARRHVLANKLAQQQKRRDKIQAVLQTSGQLELEVRPLFLVPDTNGFIDHLGGLKKLLQCGTYIIVVPLIVITELDGLAKGQDNYGGGVGSGGRSTGSRSNYNVSASHVQAVQEKARSAVAFLEKGFEAREPYLRAMTSRGNQLESIAFRSEDTTGQQGTNDDVILSCCLHYCKDKAKDFMPHQRNGTVKLHREVVLLTDDRNLRVKALTRNVPVRDIPAFMSWAKVG from the exons ATGGCGAACGAACTAGACCGAGTGCGAATCTCAGCTGCGGAACTTCGAGGCGACGCGTCGAATTCACTCAATGTAACTGACTGTCAAACAG GGGAGCATTCTGTAAACAAGCAGCACAAGAGGCATGAAGGAAAGCGTCCAGATCTGAAGCGCTATCAGTCAGTACCTGGACCTGGACAGCGTCACTGTGAAAGTGAGGAGGGAGAAGCTGGTCAAAGTGAGCCTCTGACTGCTGATTTAGATGGGAGTGATCCGCCGTCACAGTGTGACAAAAAGAGCGTTTCTCGAAGCGTTATAGAGAGGCATGGGTGCACATATGATGGGATGGATACCGACTATATGGAAAAAGACAGGATGAGAGGTGATGGTAGTGGAACTCAGAACTGTAGAAAAGCGGGCATATCACAGGCTAAAACTGATGCAAATCTAAGAAAAGACtttgttgaaaatgacagtGAACAACTGGAGCCTGTAGGAGCTGCTAAACCCATGAGGAAAGCTCGCAAACCAGATCGAGCATTTTATCAACCTGGGAGCAGGAGGAGTATTCAGGGAAAGGACTGTGGAGTTGGAAGTGAGCAGGATAAGCCGCCATCTAACAAGCATGAGCACAAAACTGAGCAAGAATCCCAATCGATTACAGGGAATAGGGAAGGGAACAAAAAAACGTCTATACTGAAGCAGGAACAGAAGGACCAAGAAGTAAAAGGCACACATGATAATGCCAGACAGTTTAAATCAAGTGAGATTAACAGAAAGCAGGAAAGCCGAGATTTAAACAAACCTCCATTACCTTCTGATTCTTCAGTAGAGAAAATGTCTCGCCAAATAGAAAAGCTCAGCGTAAAAGAAAAGGGTAAAGTTGGAGGTGAAGGGGATGACACCCCAGTTTCAAGAGATGGGAAAACAACTGATAAAAAAGCAAGAAGCCAAGGAGTAGGAACCATAGAGGAAGAACAGAAGgtagagaagaagagggaacGGGGAAACcgcagaagaagaggaggagagaaggaaaaagagacaaatcagGATGCCAGTAGAGATGATAATGAAGTGGGTGGTGGAGGAAAGAGGGACGGGAGGAAagctgagaaagaaagaaacagaagagcACCTGAAGCAGAAAAGGATAATAAACCAGGTAAACCAGGAGAGACACACCCAAGCAAAGGAAGAGAGAACcgcagagaaaacagaagaggagatAATAATAACAACCCGAACAGAGATACCGAGAAAGATGCAAGggtgcaaaaaaataaagacagggTTGTTgaaagaggggagagaaacAAGCCAACTGCAAATATCGCAACACCAACTTCAAAACGCTATTCCAAATCAGATATTCGGCGCTCACGAAATCGAACTTACAGCAGTAGCTCAGCCAGCAGTGTGACCAGTCTTGATGGTCCAGGAAGAGGAATGGATAGGGATAGTACCAAGTGGCCATGCTTGGAACCAAAGTTCACTAACAAAGAGGGTATGGCTTATAGTGGAGAAGGGCGGAGGAGACATCTGCAAAGCTGGACAGCCAATGGGGAGTCTTCTACAGAATCGCAAGAAGGGAGTGAGATGAGTGACATAGCAGAAGAtagaaggaggaaaagaagaggtggaCAGGAAGAGCAAAGTGCAGGGAGGCAAAGAGAAGACAGGAATGGATCAAAGGGAAGCAAAGGTGGATGTCGGGGAATCCTAAGGGTGTCTCTAGAAACCCAGATGGGTACCTCGCCACGTGGTGGGGCTGCCAAACATTGCTCACCAGGCTCGGTTCCACGTGGCAGAGGTGGGGGTATACTGGTGCTCCCAACCCGGACGGATGTCTCTAATCCACCTGAGGTCAGGCAGAGGCTTCTTTTTGGTGGAATAAGAGGAGGAGCTGCTAGCAGGAgtagaggaggcagaggaggtggATTGAGACGACTCTGGGATCCAAATAACCCTGACCAGAAACCGGCTCTTACCGGAACCCAGTCCTCACAGCACTTATCTCTCCAACAGCCGGTTTATCTCCAAACAGGGACTGCATATGGACAGCTTCACTTTTTGGACACAGACGATGAGGTTGCAGGAAGTCCTCCAGTTCCACAGGGTGAGAATTTTCGATCAAAGCAAGCTGCCATGGCCTACTACAAATTCCAAAATTCCGACAACCCCTACTTCTACCCCATGTCCAACAGCAACACACATAGCCCTGGTAACACTACCAGCCATCAGTATTCATATCCTTACCATATGGGGCCCTATCAAATGGATCCCACCAACGGTATGTACCCAGGCCCTGGTGTGGGTCAGTTCTGTGGTAGCTATAAGACAGCAGGTTACTCCCAgacagctgcaggagctggtttGACTCCAGAAGAGGCAGAGCAACAAGCCAGAGGGGAGCTAGGGAGAATGCTGAGGGCTGCAGATGCACAGGAGCTCCAGCTCAGCAACCTGCTTTCCAGGGAGAGAGTGAGCGCTGACGGGCTGGATCGGATGGCCCAGCTCAG AGCTGACCTTTTGGGGCTCTATGAGCAAGTCATCCTGACAGACATTGAGTTCTCAGACTCTCAGAACTTGGATCAGGCTTTGTGGAAGAATGTCTTTTACCAGGTTATAGAGCACTTCAGACAGTTACTCAAAGACCCCACTTGTGACAACACTCCTCATATCAGGAAtatgctgctcacactgctcgATGAG GGAGCACTATTCTTCGATGCACTGCTTCAGAAGCTGCAGACAGTGTACCAGTTTAAGTTGGAGGATTATATGGATGGCATGGCTATAAGGGCTCGACCATTACGCAAAACG GTTAAGTATGCACTTATCAGTGCACAACGCTGCATGATATGTCAGGGAGACATAGCACGTTACCGGGAACAAGCCAGTGACTCGGCCAACTATGGAAAGGCTCGCAG TTGGTACCTGAAAGCCCAGCAGATTGCCCCCAAAAATGGACGACCATATAACCAGCTGGCCCTGCTGGCAGTCTATACA AAGAGGAAGTTGGATGCTGTGTATTATTACATGCGCAGCTTGGCAGCTTCCAACCCCATCCTGACAGCAAAAGAAAGCTTGATGAGTCTGTTTGAGGAAGCTAAGCGGAAG ACAGAGCAGCTGGAGCGAAGGAGGAGGCAGGAGCATGAAGGAGGCTCCAGGGGTCCCGCAgtaaaaggaagaggaagaggggaagaCGGAGCACGTGTAGAGATTTGGATTCGCCCCAGTGGGCAAGCTTCAACGCCTTCCTCACAGAGGGGAGGTAGTGAATCCAGCAGAGACTCTGAACAGGATGGAGAACTTGGCAATCTGAGCCCTAGTGAT ctaAATAAAAGGTTTATACTGAGTTTCCTGCATGCACATGGAAAGCTCTTCACTAAAGTTGG CATGGAGTCCTTCCCCGACGTGGCGAGCCGTGTTCTGCAGGAGTTTAGGACACTGCTTCAGCATGGCCCTGCTTTACTCGGCAGCACTCACTTGCTGCAGATCATTACCATCAACATGTTTACCATACACAATGCTAACAGCAGAg GTGAAGACGGAGAAGTGCGGCACGTTTTGCAAGAGCAAAGCACTGCCCTGGGTCTGGGCATGTTTGCACTGCTGGTGCAGCGTTGTACAGAGCTGCTCAGAGACACTCCTGCAG ATCCAGTTGTGATGgcagatggagaggaggaggttaaAGGGGAGGACTCGGAGGGTATGGTGCGGGTCTCAGCTTTTCCAGTGGACCTTAGGGAACTACTGCCCAGCATGAAAGTCTGGTCCGACTGGATGCTGGGACACCCAGACCTTTGGAACCCTCCACCATCTAGCACTGA TAGCAACCCTGATGTTTGGCAGTGCCTGGCTGACCTGTGTAACATGCTGGCATGTGTGGACCACGGGGAGGTGCCGCTGTTCAAAGCCGACACTGATGAGAGTGAGGGAGATGAGGAGTTGACAGTGCTGCAACTGAAAGAGGACAGACTACTTGCTGGCTTTGTACCACTGCTGGCTGCACCACAGGAGCCCTGTTACACCGACAGACACACTGAAATG GCAATTGCAGCAGATTGTAAGAGGGTCACCGTGCTTAAGTACTTTCTGGAGGCTTTGTGTGGACAGGAGGAGCCTTTGTTGGCCTTCAAGGGGGGCAAATACATATCTGTGTCTTCTTCTCCATCGCCAAACAGCTCACAGGATACACGGAGCATGCAGGATTCTATGACAGAGAAAGAG gctgatgatgtcatagtgGAGGCCGAGTCCTCTCTCTCCGCATCAGAAGGAGACGAGGATGCTGAGGAGGCAGGAGACAGTGAGAATGACATCAGACAGCTAAAAGCTCGACGTCACGTCCTTGCCAACAAGCTGGCACAGCAACAGAAGCGCAGAGATAAAATACAG GCAGTGCTGCAGACCAGTGGGCAGCTGGAGCTGGAAGTGAGGCCACTCTTTTTGGTTCCAGATACGAACGGATTCATTGATCACCTGGGAGGGCTGAAGAAACTCCTCCAGTGTGGAACATACATAATAGTTGTCCCACTTATTG TGATTACAGAGTTGGATGGCTTGGCTAAAGGCCAGGACAACTATGGTGGAGGGGTGGGGTCAGGAGGCCGCAGCACTGGCAGCCGCAGTAACTACAATGTTAGTGCGAGCCATGTGCAGGCGGTGCAGGAGAAGGCCCGGTCAGCAGTGGCTTTCTTGGAGAAAGGATTTGAAGCCAGGGAACCTTACCTAAGAGCCATGACAAGCCGAGGAAATCAGCTCGAGTCTATCGCCTTCCGCAGTGAAGACACCACTGGACAGCAG GGTACCAATGATGATGTGATTCTGTCCTGCTGTCTCCACTACTGCAAGGACAAGGCCAAAGATTTCATGCCTCATCAGAGAA aTGGAACAGTGAAACTCCACAGAGAGGTGGTGCTACTCACAGATGACCGTAACCTGCGCGTCAAAGCGTTGACCCGCAACGTCCCGGTCCGGGACATCCCTGCTTTCATGAGCTGGGCCAAAGTAGGCTGA